The following proteins are encoded in a genomic region of Rhizobium sp. CCGE531:
- a CDS encoding transglutaminase family protein: protein MRLTISHITEYHYDEPAQFSLQRLRLTPLAGVGQAVIDWKLTVEGAQPEVEYDDQFGNRITLVSLDGQQDATRIIASGEVETQDLNGVVGQHLGFAPLWLYLRESPRTKAGKLTKDLLRGVSGDNELARMHALMKAIHETVEYKPGTSDTETTAEQALEAKSGVCQDHAHIFIAAARALDLPARYVSGYLMMDGKNEQAATHAWAEAHVPGLGWVGFDPANDVCPDARYVRIATGLCYRDAAPVSGMRVGTPGETLMVKVTVASQGQSQSQS from the coding sequence ATGAGACTGACGATCAGCCATATTACCGAATATCACTACGACGAGCCGGCGCAGTTCTCCCTGCAGCGCCTGCGCCTGACGCCACTGGCAGGTGTCGGACAGGCCGTCATCGACTGGAAGCTCACGGTCGAGGGTGCCCAGCCCGAGGTGGAGTACGACGACCAGTTCGGCAATCGCATCACGCTCGTCTCGCTCGATGGCCAGCAGGACGCGACGAGGATCATCGCGTCAGGCGAAGTCGAAACGCAGGATCTGAATGGCGTCGTGGGGCAGCATCTCGGCTTTGCTCCGCTTTGGCTTTATTTGCGGGAATCGCCGCGCACCAAGGCCGGCAAACTGACGAAGGATCTGTTGCGTGGCGTCTCCGGCGACAACGAGCTTGCCCGGATGCATGCGCTGATGAAGGCAATCCACGAGACCGTGGAATACAAGCCGGGCACCAGCGACACGGAGACCACGGCGGAACAGGCGTTGGAGGCAAAGAGCGGCGTCTGCCAGGACCATGCCCATATCTTCATCGCAGCCGCCCGTGCGTTGGACTTACCGGCGCGCTACGTCTCCGGCTATCTGATGATGGACGGCAAGAACGAGCAGGCGGCAACCCATGCCTGGGCCGAGGCGCATGTTCCCGGCCTCGGCTGGGTCGGCTTCGACCCGGCCAACGACGTCTGCCCGGATGCCCGCTATGTCCGCATCGCGACCGGCCTCTGCTATCGCGACGCAGCCCCCGTCTCCGGCATGCGGGTCGGCACGCCAGGCGAAACCCTCATGGTCAAGGTAACGGTGGCAAGCCAGGGGCAGAGCCAAAGTCAGAGCTAG
- the araD gene encoding L-arabinonate dehydratase, translated as MKKKAEWPRKLRSYDWFGGTGKNAIMHRSWMKNQGLPADTFDGRPIIGICNTWSELTPCNAHLRDLAERVKRGVYEAGGFPVEFPVFSVGESTLRPTAMMFRNLAAMDVEEAIRGNPVDGVVLLGGCDKTTPSLLMGAASVDIPVILVSGGPMLNGKWRGKDVGSGTAVWQFSEMVKSGEMTLDEFMDAEQGMARSAGSCMTMGTASTMASMAEALGMTLPGNAAIPAVDARRRVISQLSGRRIVDMVKEDLKPSDILTKEAFENAIRVNGAVGGSTNAVLHLLALAGRIGVDLSLDDWDRLGREVPTIVNLQPSGKHLMEEFYYAGGLPVVIKAVGEMGLLHKDAITVTGDTIWAGVKDVVNYNDDVIVPREKALTQSGGIAVLRGNLAPKGAVLKPSAASPHLMQHKGRAVVFESIEDYHARINRDDLDIDENCVMVLKYCGPKGYPGMAEVGNMGLPPKVLKKGITDMIRISDARMSGTAYGTVILHTAPEAADGGPLALVQNGDIIAVDVPARTIQLEVSDEELAKRRAAWVSPVKPLTGGYGGLYVKSVMQADTGADLDFLVGPRGSEIPNNRDSH; from the coding sequence ATGAAAAAGAAAGCTGAATGGCCGCGCAAGCTGCGCTCCTACGACTGGTTCGGCGGCACCGGCAAGAACGCGATCATGCATCGCTCGTGGATGAAGAACCAGGGCCTGCCGGCCGACACGTTCGACGGGCGTCCGATCATCGGCATCTGTAATACCTGGTCGGAGCTGACGCCCTGCAACGCGCACTTGCGCGATCTTGCGGAGCGCGTGAAGCGCGGTGTTTACGAGGCGGGCGGTTTCCCTGTTGAATTCCCGGTCTTCTCCGTCGGCGAAAGCACGCTGCGCCCGACGGCGATGATGTTCCGCAACCTGGCTGCCATGGACGTGGAAGAAGCGATCCGCGGCAATCCGGTCGATGGCGTCGTGCTGCTCGGCGGCTGCGACAAGACCACGCCGAGCCTGCTGATGGGCGCTGCTTCCGTCGACATCCCGGTTATCCTCGTTTCCGGCGGCCCGATGCTGAACGGCAAGTGGCGCGGCAAGGATGTCGGCTCCGGTACGGCGGTTTGGCAGTTCTCGGAAATGGTCAAATCCGGCGAGATGACGCTGGATGAATTCATGGATGCGGAGCAGGGCATGGCCCGCTCGGCCGGCAGCTGTATGACCATGGGCACGGCCTCGACCATGGCATCTATGGCCGAAGCGCTTGGTATGACGCTGCCCGGCAATGCCGCCATTCCGGCTGTCGACGCGCGCCGCCGTGTCATCTCGCAGCTTTCCGGCCGCCGCATCGTCGACATGGTCAAGGAAGATCTGAAGCCCTCCGATATCCTGACCAAGGAAGCCTTCGAAAACGCTATCCGCGTCAATGGCGCCGTCGGCGGTTCGACTAATGCCGTCCTGCACCTTTTGGCGCTTGCCGGCCGCATCGGTGTCGACCTTTCGCTCGACGATTGGGATCGCCTCGGCCGCGAAGTGCCGACGATCGTCAACCTGCAGCCGTCGGGCAAGCACCTGATGGAAGAGTTCTACTATGCCGGCGGCCTGCCCGTCGTTATCAAGGCCGTTGGCGAGATGGGCCTGCTGCACAAGGATGCGATCACCGTCACTGGCGACACGATCTGGGCCGGCGTCAAGGATGTCGTCAACTATAATGACGACGTCATTGTTCCGCGTGAGAAGGCGCTGACGCAGTCGGGCGGCATCGCCGTTCTGCGCGGCAACCTCGCACCGAAGGGCGCCGTCCTCAAGCCGTCGGCCGCTTCGCCGCACCTGATGCAGCACAAGGGCCGCGCCGTGGTCTTCGAAAGCATCGAGGACTATCACGCCCGCATCAACCGCGACGATCTCGATATCGACGAGAACTGCGTCATGGTGCTGAAGTATTGCGGTCCGAAGGGTTATCCGGGCATGGCCGAAGTCGGCAATATGGGCCTGCCGCCGAAGGTGCTGAAGAAGGGCATCACCGACATGATCCGCATTTCCGATGCGCGCATGTCCGGCACGGCCTATGGCACCGTCATCCTGCATACGGCTCCGGAAGCTGCCGATGGCGGCCCGCTGGCTCTGGTCCAGAACGGCGACATCATCGCCGTCGACGTTCCGGCGCGCACCATCCAGCTCGAAGTGTCGGACGAGGAGCTGGCAAAGCGTCGCGCCGCCTGGGTTTCCCCGGTCAAGCCGCTCACCGGCGGCTATGGCGGTCTCTACGTGAAGTCGGTCATGCAGGCCGACACCGGCGCCGACCTGGACTTCCTCGTCGGCCCGCGCGGCTCGGAAATCCCGAACAATCGCGATAGTCACTGA
- a CDS encoding aldehyde dehydrogenase family protein, with translation MTIHQNLIAGEWTGTNGTENINPSDTNEVVGLYASASTQDVADAIAAAKAAFPAWSRSGILERHTILKKAGEEILARKDELGALLAREEGKTLPEAIGETIRAAQIFEFFAGEALRLAGEVLPSVRPNIGVEITREPLGVIGVITPWNFPIAIPAWKIAPALCYGNTIVFKPADLVPGCSWAIVDILHRAGLPKGVLNLVMGKGSVVGQAMLDSPVLSGITFTGSVGTGKRVALSSVEHGRKYQLEMGGKNPMVVLDDADLTVAVEAAANSAFFSTGQRCTASSRLIVTEGIHDRFVAALTEKLKGLNVDNAVKVGTHIGPVVDAKQLKTDTDYIEIGKQEGAKLAFGGELVNRDTPGFYLQPTLFTEATNQMRISREEIFGPVASVIRVKDYEEALATANDTPFGLSSGIATTSLKHATHFKRNAEAGMVMVNLPTAGVDFHVPFGGRKGSSFGSREQGKYAAEFFTTVKTAYTLA, from the coding sequence ATGACCATTCATCAGAACTTGATCGCCGGCGAGTGGACCGGGACGAACGGCACCGAGAACATTAATCCGTCGGACACGAACGAAGTCGTCGGCCTCTATGCGAGCGCCAGCACGCAGGATGTCGCTGACGCGATCGCGGCCGCCAAGGCCGCCTTTCCGGCATGGTCGCGTTCCGGCATTCTGGAGCGCCACACGATCCTGAAGAAGGCCGGCGAGGAGATCCTGGCGCGCAAGGACGAGCTCGGCGCGCTGCTGGCCCGCGAGGAAGGCAAGACGCTGCCCGAGGCGATCGGCGAAACGATCCGCGCCGCGCAGATCTTCGAATTCTTTGCTGGCGAAGCGCTGCGCCTTGCGGGCGAGGTCCTGCCGTCCGTGCGCCCGAATATCGGTGTCGAGATCACCCGCGAGCCGCTCGGCGTCATCGGTGTCATCACCCCCTGGAACTTCCCGATTGCCATTCCCGCCTGGAAGATCGCGCCGGCGCTCTGCTATGGCAACACTATCGTCTTCAAGCCGGCCGATCTCGTGCCGGGCTGCTCCTGGGCGATCGTCGATATTCTCCACCGCGCCGGCCTGCCAAAGGGTGTCCTGAACCTCGTCATGGGCAAGGGCTCCGTCGTCGGCCAGGCGATGCTCGACAGCCCGGTTCTTTCCGGCATCACCTTCACCGGCTCGGTCGGCACCGGCAAGCGCGTGGCGCTTTCCTCCGTTGAGCATGGCCGCAAGTACCAGCTGGAAATGGGCGGCAAGAACCCGATGGTCGTGCTTGACGATGCCGATCTGACCGTCGCCGTCGAGGCGGCTGCCAATTCCGCCTTCTTCTCGACCGGCCAGCGTTGCACGGCCTCGTCGCGTCTGATCGTCACCGAAGGCATCCATGACCGGTTCGTGGCGGCGCTGACGGAGAAGCTGAAGGGGTTGAATGTCGATAACGCCGTCAAGGTCGGTACGCATATCGGCCCGGTCGTCGACGCCAAGCAGTTGAAGACCGATACGGACTACATCGAAATCGGCAAGCAGGAAGGCGCCAAGCTTGCCTTCGGCGGCGAACTCGTCAACCGCGACACCCCCGGCTTCTACCTGCAGCCGACGCTGTTTACCGAGGCGACGAACCAGATGCGCATCAGCCGCGAAGAGATCTTCGGGCCGGTCGCATCGGTCATCCGGGTGAAGGATTACGAGGAAGCCTTGGCAACGGCCAATGACACGCCGTTCGGGCTGTCCTCCGGCATTGCCACGACCAGTCTGAAGCATGCGACGCATTTCAAGCGCAATGCGGAAGCCGGCATGGTGATGGTCAACCTGCCGACGGCGGGCGTCGATTTCCACGTGCCGTTCGGCGGCCGCAAGGGCTCATCCTTCGGTTCGCGCGAGCAGGGCAAATATGCCGCCGAATTCTTCACTACCGTCAAGACGGCTTACACGCTCGCCTGA